The stretch of DNA GCCGGGCTTTTCGAAAGCGTGCGTCTAAGCCAGGGCCCGCACCGTCCGGGTTCCCTGGCCGAGCTTGCGAGGTTAGGGAGACGGTGGGGAGGACGAGCGGGCACGCGTGAAAAGTCCGGTCCGCCGGCGCCGGAGCCGACCCAAAAAGAGATCAGTCCCGGGATGACATCAGCCGAGGTTGGCAACCGAGGGGTAGAGCGGGTGGGCGGCGGCGAGGGCCTGCACCCGGGTGCGCAGGCCGGAGAGGTCCGCGCCGGCGTCGGCGATCAGGGCCTCGGCGATGATGTCCGCGACCTCGGCGAAGGCAGCCTCGCCGAAGCCGCGGGTGGCCAGGGCCGGGGTGCCGATCCGCAGGCCCGAGGTGACCATCGGCGGGCGCGGGTCGAAGGGCACGGCGTTGCGGTTCACGGTGATGTCAATCGCGGCCAGACGGTCCTCGGCTTCCTGCCCGTTGAGCTCGCAGTCGCGCAGGTCCACCAGGACCAGGTGGACGTCGGTGCCGCCGGAGACCACGGAGATCCCCTTCGCGGTGACGTCGTCCCGGACCAGGCGGCCGGCCAGGATCCTCGCACCGGCCAGCACGCGTTCCTGGCGTTCCTTGAACTCCGCCGAGGCCGCGATCTGGAAGGCCACCGCCTTGCCGGCGATGACGTGCTCCAGCGGCCCGCCCTGCTGGCCCGGGAACACCGCGGAGTTGATCTTCTTCGCGATGTCCGCGTCGTTGCTCAGGATGATCCCGCCGCGCGGACCGGCGAGGGTCTTGTGCGTCGTGGAGGTCGTGACGTGCGCGTGCGGCACCGGGGACGGGTGCAGCCCGGCGGCCACCAGGCCGGCGAAGTGCGCCATGTCCACCATCAGGTACGCGCCCACCAGATCGGCGATCCGGCGGAACTCCGCGAAGTCCAGCTGCCGGGCGTACGCGGACCAGCCGGCCACGATCAGCTTGGGCTGGTGCTCGTGCGCCAGGCGCTCCACCTCGGCCATGTCAATCCGGTGGTCATCCTCGCGGACCTGGTACGGGACCACGGTGTAGAGCCTGCCGGAGAAGTTGATCTTCATCCCGTGCGTCAGGTGCCCGCCGTGGGCCAGGTTCAGGCCCATGATCGTGTCCCCGGGCTTGATCAGCGCGTGCATCACCGAGGCGTTGGCCTGCGCGCCGGAGTGCGGCTGCACGTTCGCGAACCCGGCGCCGAACAGGGCCTTGACCCGGTCAATGGCGAGCTGCTCGATCACGTCCACGTGCTCGCAGCCGCCGTAGTACCGCTTGCCCGGGTACCCCTCGGCATACTTGTTCGTCAGCACCGAACCCTGCGCCTGCATCACAGCCACCGCGGTGTGGTTCTCCGAGGCGATCATCTCCAGCCCGTCACGCTGGCGGCCCAGCTCCGCATCAATCCGGGACGCGATCTCCGGATCCAGGACCGACAGGTCCGCATCCAGGGACCGGGAAACCACCTGCTCAAAAACAGTGCTGGTGCCTGCCGCGCTCACAGCTCGCCGCCGTTGGCTGCAGCGTACTCTTCAGCGGACAGCAGCGGGCCTTCGGACTCGACGGTGACCTTGAACAGCCAGCCCGCACCGTACGGATCGGAATTGATCAGGGCCGGATCGCTGACGACGCCGTCATTGACCTCGGTGACCTCGCCCGTGACCGGGGCATACAGATCCGAAACGGACTTGGTGGACTCGATCTCACCACAGGTCTCGCCAGCGGTCACCGTGGCACCGACCTCGGGCAGGTCCACATACACGATGTCGCCCAAAGCCTCCGCGGCCACAGCCGAAATACCGATCCCCACCGTCCCGGACCCATCAGCGGCAACCCACTCATGCTCGGCGGAGTATTTCAGTTCAGCAGCTACCTTGCTCATATGTTTTTCCTTAGCGTTTGAAAAGTCGTGGGGTAAATCAATTGTGGCTGGGTTACAGAACGATCGTGGCCGGGTTGGGCGGCGGGACATCCCCAGCACCTTCGGCTTTCGAAGCCGCCGGTTCCCGTTGGTCGGGATCTCTTCAGTTCCCCGAAAGGCGAGTCGTCCTCGAGGGGCCTGCCGGCCGCGGTTTTCGAAAGCGTGCGTCTAAGCGAGGAACGAGCGAGCACGCGTGAAAACTGCGGCCTGCCGGTCCCGGAGTCGGGGACCGGTGACAGCAGCTGAGCTACTTTTGGCGCTTGTAGAACGGCAGGGCGATGACTTCGAAGGGTTCTGCCTTGCCGCGGAGGTCGATGTCCAGGGCGGTGCCCGGCTCGGTGAAGGCGACGTCGACGTAGGCCATCGCGACCGGGTAGCCGAGGGTGGGTGAGGGCTGGCCGGAGGTCACCTCGCCGACGACGTTGCCGTCCTTGAGGACCGGGTAGTGGCCGCGGCCGGCCCGGCGTCCCAGGCCCTTGAGGCCCACCAGCTTGCGCTTGGAACCGGCTTCCTTGGCTGCTTCCAGCGCGGAGCGGCCCACGAAGTCGCCTTCCTTGCTCTTGAGCGCCACAACCGGGCCCAGGCCGGCGTCGAACGGTGACCGCTCAAGCGAAAGCTCGTTGCCGTACAGCGGCATACCGGCTTCGAGCCGGAGCGAGTCGCGGGAGGCGAGGCCGCACGGGATGATGCCGAACTCGGCCCCTGCTTCGGCGACCTTTGCCCACAGGTCAGCGGCGCCGTCGTTCGGTACAAAGAGCTCGAAGCCGTCCTCGCCGGTGTAACCGGTGCGGGCCAGGATGACGTCGTGGCCGGCCACGGTGAGCTCGTTGAACGCGTAGTACTTCAGCTCGGTGATCAGCGCGTGCTGGGCCTCATCGGTGAGCTTGAGCAAGATGGCCTCGGCCTTGGGACCCTGCACGGCGATCAGCGAGGTCGCCGCGGAGGCGTCCTCCACCGTCACGTCGAAGTTCGCTGCGCGCTCGGCCAGGGCAGCTGCGACGACCTTGGCGTTGCCGGCGTTGGGGACCACCAGGTACTTCTCGTCACCGAAACGGTAGCTGATGAGGTCATCGATGATGCCGCCGTCTTCGTTGCAGATCAGCGAGTATTTGGCCTTTCCATCCGCGATCGCGGAGAGTTTCCCGACCAGGGCGTAGTCCAGGAACGCGCCGGCTTCGGGGCCGGTGACCCAGACCTCGCCCATGTGGGAGAGGTCGAACAAGCCTGCGGACTTGCGGACGGCGTGGTGCTCGGCCAGCTCGGAGCTGTACTTCAGCGGCATCTGCCAGCCACCGAAGTCGGTGAAGGAGGCCCCGAGTTTCTTGTGCTCTTCGTAGAGAGCCGTGTAGTTCTCAGTCATTTCTGGCTGTCCTTAGTTCGCGGCGTCGTCGGAGTGGTCCTCGAAGTCTTCGAGGGGCGGGCAGGAGCAGATCAGGTGGCGGTCCCCGGCGGCGCCGTCGATCCGGCCCACGGGCGGGAAGTACTTGTCCTGCTTGAGGTGGTGGACCGGGAAGACGGCCTGCTCGCGGGAGTAGTCACGGCTCCACTCGGAGGACACGACGGCGGCCGCGGTGTGTGGTGCGTTGCGCAGCGGGCTGTCCTCGACGGTGAAGTCACCGTTGGCGACCTGGTCGATTTCGGCGCGGATGGTGATCATCGCGTCGATGAAGCGGTCGATCTCGGCCAGGTCCTCGGACTCGGTGGGCTCCACCATCAGGGTCCCGGCCACCGGGAATGCCAGGGTGGGGGCGTGGAAGCCGTAGTCGATGAGGCGCTTGGCCACGTCCTCGGCCGTGACCCCGGTCCTCGCGGTCAGTTCGCGCAGGTCCAGGATGCACTCGTGCGCCACGAGTCCGCCCTCACCGGTGTACAGGACCGGGAAGTACTCGTTCAACCGGGCCGCGATGTAGTTGGCCGCCAGGAGCGCGGACTTGGTGGCCTCGGTCAGGCCTTCAGCGCCCATGAGCTTCACGTACGCCCAGGAGATCGGCAGGACACCGGCGGAGCCGAAACGGGAGGCGCTGATGGCCACGCCGTGGCCTGCCTCGTGCGCTGCCTTGTTCGCGTCACCGGGCATAAACGGTGCCAGGTGGGCCTTGGCCGCGACCGGGCCGACGCCGGGTCCGCCGCCGCCGTGCGGGATGCAGAAGGTCTTGTGCAGGTTCAGGTGCGAGACGTCGCCGCCGAACTGGCCCGGCTGGGCCAGGCCCACGAGCGCGTTGAGGTTGGCGCCGTCCACGTAGACCTGGCCGCCGGCGGCATGCACCGCGTCGCAGACCTCCCGGACGTCGGCGTCGTAGACCCCGTGGGTGGACGGGTAGGTGATCATGATGGCGGCCAACGCGTCCTTGTGCAGCTCAATCTTGGCCGTGAGGTCGGCGTGGTCGATGGTGCCGTCCGAGGACGTCGCGACCACAACGACCTTCATGCCGGCCAGGACCGCGGACGCGGCGTTGGTGCCGTGCGCGGAGGCCGGGATCAGGCAGATGTTGCGCTGGGCCTCGCCGCGGGAGTGGTGGTAGCCGCGGATGGCCAGCAGGCCCGCGAGCTCGCCCTGGGAACCGGCGTTCGGCTGGATGGAGACCTGGTCGTAGCCGGTGATCTCGGTCAGCTGGGCTTCGAGGTCCTCGATCAGCTCACGCCAGCCGGCGGTCTGGGAGTCCGGGGCGAACGGATGGATGGAGGCGAACTCCGGCCAGGAAATCGCTTCCATCTCCGCGGTGGCATTCAGCTTCATCGTGCACGAACCCAGCGGAATCATGGTGCGGTCCAGCGCCAGGTCACGGTCCGAAAGCCGGCGGATATAACGCAGCAGCTGGGTCTCGGAGCGGTGCGTGTTGAACACCGGGTGCTGCAGGTACTCGGAGGTACGTTCGACGGAGGCTTCCAGGCCGAATCCTTCGGGGCTACCGGGTGCAGTGTCCGCGACGCTGGCGCCGAAGGCGGCGACGACGTCGGCGACGATAGCCGCCGTCGTGGCTTCATCGGTGGAGATGCCGATGGTGTCCGCGTCAATGGCGCGCAGGTTGATGCCCTTGGCCTCGGCGGCGGCGATGACCCGGGCGGCCTTGCCCGGGACGGACACGGTGACGGTGTCGAAGAAGGACGTGTGCAGCACGTGAAGGCCCGCGGCCTTCAGCGAGGCGGCGACCGTCCTGGCGTGGCCGTGGGTGGTCTCGGCGATGGCCTTCAGGCCATCCGGGCCGTGGTAGACCGCGTAGAACGAGGACACGATGGCCAGCAGCGCCTGCGCGGTGCAGATGTTGGACGTGGCCTTCTCGCGGCGGATGTGCTGCTCACGGGTCTGCAGGGCCAGGCGGTACGCGGGCATCCCGGCGTTGTCCTTGGACACGCCGACCAGGCGGCCCGGCATGGACCGCTCCAGGCCCTTCGCCACCGCCATGTAGGCCGCGTGCGGGCCGCCGAAGAACAACGGGACACCGAAACGCTGGGAGGAACCGACGGCGATGTCGGCGCCCTGCTCACCCGGAGGCGTGATCAGGGTCAGGGCGAGCAGGTCGGCGGCGACCGTGACGAGCGCACCGCGTTCCTTGGCCTCCGCGATCACGCCGGAGTGGTCAAACACCCGGCCGGACACGCCGGGCTGCTGCAGGACAATGCCGTTGATGACGCCCTCCGGCAGGCCCTGGGACAGGTCCGCGACCTCAACCTCGAAGCCCAGGGCCTCGGCGCGGCCCTTGACGATCGCGATGGTCTGCGGGAGGCAGTCGGCGTCCAGGACGGTCTTGCCGTCGTGGGCTTCCTTGTTCTTGTTGGCGCGGCGCATCATCAGCACGGCCTCGGCCACGGCGGTTGCTTCATCCAGCAGGGACGCGTTCGCGATCGGCAGGCCCACCAGGTCCTGGACCATGGTCTGGAAGTTCAGCAGCGCCTCGAGCCGGCCCTGCGAGATCTCCGGCTGGTACGGGGTGTAGGCGGTGTACCAGGCCGGGGCCTCCAGGATGTTCCGGCGGATCACCGCAGGCGTGACCGTGTCGTAGTAGCCCTGGCCGATCATCTGCACGGCCGTCTTGTTCCTGGACGCAATCCTGCGCAGCTCCGCAAGGACCTCGACCTCGCTGAGGGCTTCGGGGAGAGCCAGCGGCGAGTCCTGCCGGATGTCCTTCGGAACGGCGGTGTCCACCAGCGCATCGACGGTGTCGTAGCCGACGGCCTTCAGCATGGCGTCGACGTCAGACTGGCGGCGCGCGCCAATATGCCGGTCAACGAAGGACGTGGAGGCTGGGGTAACAGTCACAAGGAACTCCATAACTAGGTGAGCGCAGGGTACGCCACATTGATTCGGGTTCCTCCCCGCTCTGTATTGGACCTGAGAGTTTCCGCGCAGCCGTGCTTTCGCAGGGCGCCGCTTGCACCGTCGGTGAGCAAGGCATGCCAGAGGACATGCCTGCTACTTTCCAGAGTTGCCTTGCCGCGGCGGTACGTGGGCCTGAGAGATTCCTGGGGAGGATTTGCTCCTACGGCGCCTGCTTGCACCCACACTTGCAGGACTCTCCCGCCGCAGATCAAAGGCATATTCAGTTGCCGTGACAACAGTCACAGGCTCCATTGTCCTACGCTCCGCCCGCGTCCGCAAACTGGAGACAGGCGCCGGCCGCCGGGTTACGCCGGGGGCGGCATCGGACAGATGGAACCCTTTCACCGCGGCTCAGCCGCGCAACCGTTCGACGGCGGCCAGCAGGCTTTCGACGTCGCCGCGCACCTCGGGCAGCGGCCCGCCGGGGCCTCGGGCGAGCATGGCGTTGAAGTACAGCCCGTCACCCATATAGAGGACAGCCTTGGCCATGCCGGGGCCGACGTCGGCTGCCAGCAGTTCCAGCCAGCGGGCCTGGACGGCGGCGAAGCGGTGCAGGGTCTCCTCGTGGGCGACTTCCGCCAACCGGGTGGCAGCCACGAAGACCCGGTCCAGTGGGGTGTCCGCCCAGACGGAGGACTTGATGAAGTATGCCCCGGCACCTTCCGGCGCGGCCGCCATGGCATCGAGATCCTCGGCGAGGAGGCGGTCCAACCGCTCGAGCAGCACGCCGATCATGGCCTCTTTGTTCGGGAAATGGTAGAGCAGTCCGCCCTTGGAGACGCCGGCCAGCCGTGCGACGGCGTCCAGCGTCGCGGCCCGCTCACCCTCTTCGATCAGGAGGGATTCAAAGGCATCAAGGACGGCTTCGCGGGCGACGGGTTTTCTGGCCATGTTTCCTATCATGCCCGGTGCCGGGACCTGTTTCTTAACTATACCGTCTGGACGGTATAGTTATTATCATGAGCACCACATCCTTCACCCCGGCTGGTGGCGGCAACACCGGCACCCTCATTCCCGCTGGCCCCCGCACACTGTGGCGCGACTGGCTGGCCCTCGCCGTGCTGATGTCTCCGGTCCTGCTTGTGGCGGTGGACAACACAGCGCTGACCTTCGCGCTGCCCGCCATCGCCCGCGGCCTCGACGCCTCCGGCGTCCAGCTGCTCTGGATCGTCGACGCCTATCCACTCGTCCTGGCCGGGCTGCTCGTGGCGATGGGGAGCCTGGGCGACAGGATCGGCCGCCGCAGACTGCTATTTATCGGCAGCACCGGCTTCGCCGCGGTTTCGGCGGCCACCGCCTTCGCTCCCAGCGCAGAATGGCTGATCGCCGGCCGTGCAGGGCTGGGATTCTTCGGCGCCATGCTGATGCCATCCACCCTCTCCCTGATCCGCAATATCTTCCCGGAGCCCAACCGACGCCGGCTGGCCGTGGCCATCTGGGCGGCAGGCTTCTCCGGCGGCGCCGCCCTCGGCCCGATCCTCGGCGGGTGGCTCGTGGAGCACCTCTGGTGGGGTGCCGTGCTGCTGGTGGCGGTGCCGATCATCCTGCCGCTGCTGGTTCTCGGCCCGGCACTGATCCCGGAATCACGCGACCCGGATCCTGGCCGGGTGGACCTTCCCAGCATCGTCCTGTCCCTGCTGGTGATGGTTCCCGTGGTGTACGGCATCAAGATCCTGGCCACCCACGGCCTGGCCGCGGAGCCCCTCGCCGCCATTGGCTTCGGCCTGCTCATGGGTTACATCTTCATCCGGCGAC from Arthrobacter sp. PAMC25564 encodes:
- the gcvP gene encoding aminomethyl-transferring glycine dehydrogenase is translated as MEFLVTVTPASTSFVDRHIGARRQSDVDAMLKAVGYDTVDALVDTAVPKDIRQDSPLALPEALSEVEVLAELRRIASRNKTAVQMIGQGYYDTVTPAVIRRNILEAPAWYTAYTPYQPEISQGRLEALLNFQTMVQDLVGLPIANASLLDEATAVAEAVLMMRRANKNKEAHDGKTVLDADCLPQTIAIVKGRAEALGFEVEVADLSQGLPEGVINGIVLQQPGVSGRVFDHSGVIAEAKERGALVTVAADLLALTLITPPGEQGADIAVGSSQRFGVPLFFGGPHAAYMAVAKGLERSMPGRLVGVSKDNAGMPAYRLALQTREQHIRREKATSNICTAQALLAIVSSFYAVYHGPDGLKAIAETTHGHARTVAASLKAAGLHVLHTSFFDTVTVSVPGKAARVIAAAEAKGINLRAIDADTIGISTDEATTAAIVADVVAAFGASVADTAPGSPEGFGLEASVERTSEYLQHPVFNTHRSETQLLRYIRRLSDRDLALDRTMIPLGSCTMKLNATAEMEAISWPEFASIHPFAPDSQTAGWRELIEDLEAQLTEITGYDQVSIQPNAGSQGELAGLLAIRGYHHSRGEAQRNICLIPASAHGTNAASAVLAGMKVVVVATSSDGTIDHADLTAKIELHKDALAAIMITYPSTHGVYDADVREVCDAVHAAGGQVYVDGANLNALVGLAQPGQFGGDVSHLNLHKTFCIPHGGGGPGVGPVAAKAHLAPFMPGDANKAAHEAGHGVAISASRFGSAGVLPISWAYVKLMGAEGLTEATKSALLAANYIAARLNEYFPVLYTGEGGLVAHECILDLRELTARTGVTAEDVAKRLIDYGFHAPTLAFPVAGTLMVEPTESEDLAEIDRFIDAMITIRAEIDQVANGDFTVEDSPLRNAPHTAAAVVSSEWSRDYSREQAVFPVHHLKQDKYFPPVGRIDGAAGDRHLICSCPPLEDFEDHSDDAAN
- the gcvH gene encoding glycine cleavage system protein GcvH: MSKVAAELKYSAEHEWVAADGSGTVGIGISAVAAEALGDIVYVDLPEVGATVTAGETCGEIESTKSVSDLYAPVTGEVTEVNDGVVSDPALINSDPYGAGWLFKVTVESEGPLLSAEEYAAANGGEL
- the glyA gene encoding serine hydroxymethyltransferase; amino-acid sequence: MSAAGTSTVFEQVVSRSLDADLSVLDPEIASRIDAELGRQRDGLEMIASENHTAVAVMQAQGSVLTNKYAEGYPGKRYYGGCEHVDVIEQLAIDRVKALFGAGFANVQPHSGAQANASVMHALIKPGDTIMGLNLAHGGHLTHGMKINFSGRLYTVVPYQVREDDHRIDMAEVERLAHEHQPKLIVAGWSAYARQLDFAEFRRIADLVGAYLMVDMAHFAGLVAAGLHPSPVPHAHVTTSTTHKTLAGPRGGIILSNDADIAKKINSAVFPGQQGGPLEHVIAGKAVAFQIAASAEFKERQERVLAGARILAGRLVRDDVTAKGISVVSGGTDVHLVLVDLRDCELNGQEAEDRLAAIDITVNRNAVPFDPRPPMVTSGLRIGTPALATRGFGEAAFAEVADIIAEALIADAGADLSGLRTRVQALAAAHPLYPSVANLG
- the gcvT gene encoding glycine cleavage system aminomethyltransferase GcvT, whose product is MTENYTALYEEHKKLGASFTDFGGWQMPLKYSSELAEHHAVRKSAGLFDLSHMGEVWVTGPEAGAFLDYALVGKLSAIADGKAKYSLICNEDGGIIDDLISYRFGDEKYLVVPNAGNAKVVAAALAERAANFDVTVEDASAATSLIAVQGPKAEAILLKLTDEAQHALITELKYYAFNELTVAGHDVILARTGYTGEDGFELFVPNDGAADLWAKVAEAGAEFGIIPCGLASRDSLRLEAGMPLYGNELSLERSPFDAGLGPVVALKSKEGDFVGRSALEAAKEAGSKRKLVGLKGLGRRAGRGHYPVLKDGNVVGEVTSGQPSPTLGYPVAMAYVDVAFTEPGTALDIDLRGKAEPFEVIALPFYKRQK
- a CDS encoding TetR/AcrR family transcriptional regulator, with amino-acid sequence MARKPVAREAVLDAFESLLIEEGERAATLDAVARLAGVSKGGLLYHFPNKEAMIGVLLERLDRLLAEDLDAMAAAPEGAGAYFIKSSVWADTPLDRVFVAATRLAEVAHEETLHRFAAVQARWLELLAADVGPGMAKAVLYMGDGLYFNAMLARGPGGPLPEVRGDVESLLAAVERLRG